From Streptomyces sp. 6-11-2, one genomic window encodes:
- a CDS encoding DUF3263 domain-containing protein, translated as MDDDEEQGLGRRERDILALERRGFTGPGAKERAIREELGLSPVRYYQLLNALLDDTRALAHDPVTVNRLRRVREARRAER; from the coding sequence ATGGACGACGACGAGGAGCAGGGGCTCGGCCGCAGGGAGCGGGACATCCTCGCCCTGGAGCGCCGCGGCTTCACCGGCCCCGGCGCGAAGGAGCGCGCGATACGCGAGGAACTGGGCCTCTCGCCCGTCCGCTACTACCAGCTCCTCAACGCCCTCCTCGACGACACCCGCGCCCTCGCCCACGACCCGGTCACGGTGAACCGGCTGCGCCGGGTGCGCGAGGCCCGGCGCGCCGAGCGGTGA